The DNA region TAGGGTCCTGGGATCAGTGGTGGGGCAGTGGGTCAAAGGATGGCACCCCACTCCTGGTGCTCACCTGCCACCTGCAGGCTGACAGCAGCGCTGCCAAAGTCCCGAATGCTCACGAAGCAGGTGAAGCTGCCTTCATCAGCCACACGCACGCCCTGCAGCCTCAGGGACGCGTTGCCCTGTGCCAGCAGGTCTGGGAAGAGCATGGTACGGTTGGCATAGGCACTGCCGTAGTCCCGGCCCTCAGCAAAGCTATGCACCAGCTGTTTGGTGTCCGTCAGCTGCCAGATGAGGTTGAGCTGGGCCAGGCTGAAGCCAGGCTCAGGTGAGAAGGAGCAGTGCAGGGTGGCATCAGTGCCCACCAGGGCCACCACCGGGTCTTCAGGGACCTGGACCTCCACAGCTCCTGAGGATAAGACCGGAGGGGTAGGCAGTGAGGACGGGCAGGGACTCTATACCCCCCACAGCCTCCTCCACCATCAAACCCCAGTCCCTGTTCCatcttcctattttctctttaGACCCCAAAACAGGATTTTCGGATATGGAGTCCCCCTAGTCTGAGAGGAAACAACAGGTTGGCCTTGGACTGACAAGATCCATCCCAGGGGTCCAGGACTGGGGCTGAGTGATTCTCAGGGGTTCCAGCCAGCAATTTCCCCTCCTGAACAGGACTGCTCCCCTTCCTATACCAAGGTTCTCTGCTGACTAGATGCATCTCTATCCTACCCTGAAGTTTGAAAAGCCTTAGAGTCAAGAAAGCCTACAAACACTGATACCATGCCATCACCTGGGGTCCCCTCAGCTTTCTCCTCATCATGGTCAGACATCTCGTTGTTCTGGGAGATTGTAATAGAAGACAGATTTAGATCCTCCCAGCCCCTGTAGAAAGAACCAGAAGCTCCCTCCCTCagagaaatatttaaacaaaaaaacctgTGGGGCTGCTGTGAGATGTGATGGTGACAGAGCTGTGTGTGTCCTGCTGCAGCACGGGGCTGCACACCAGGCAGCTGTAGGTGCCATCAGCACCCAGCGCCACCCTCAGCATGCTGTGCACATCGAACAAGCCCTGCTCATTGGCCATCTGCGACATGGTCACATTGCCAGTCAAGGATGTATCCTGCCCATCCTGCCAGAACACCTTGACCTTGGGATAGCCCCAGTGGCTGGAGCAAGTGATGGTCACCATGGATCCAGGCCACAGGTCCTTGCTGGGCTCCAGGGTCATGCTGGGTTTTGAATAGGGGGCTGGAGAATGGCAGAGAGCAGGGAGTCAAGGACACAATAAGGGTAGGGGGATGCAGAGCAGGGCAAGGGCATGTGTGGCTGTGAGCACAGGGGTCAGCAGTGGGGCTAGGGTCCTGGGATCAGTGGTGAGGCAGAGGATGGCAACCCACTCCTGCAGGCTGACAGCAGCGCTGCCAAAGTCCTGGATGCCCACTAAGCAGGTGAAACTGCCCTCGtcagccacacacacaccctgcagccTCAGGTCTAGGAAGAGCACTGCCCTGGTCCCCGCCCTCAGCAAAGCTATGCACCAGCTGTTTGGTGTTCATCAGTTGCCAGATGAGGTTGAGCTGTGCCAGGCTAAAGCCTGCCTCAGGCGAGTAGGAGCAGGGCAGGGTGGCATCAGTGCCCACTAGGGCCACCACCGGGTCTTCAGGAACCTGGATTGCCATGGCTTCTGGGGGAAGGGTTATGGGGTGGGTGGTGAGGAGGGGCCTCCCCGatcctccttctctcctcagcTATCCCTAGGCTCTGTTCACCCTGCCTTTTAGGTCTGAGACCCAAAGTAAGTTCATTGCCTTTGTTCTTTATTCAGTCAAAAAGAATATGAtgagcacctactctgtgccaaGCATGAGTTAGGAAAGCAACAGAGAATGAGACCAAGGTTACATTCTGCAGAGCGTATATCTTAATGGGAGAGAGGGACAAAGTAGCATACAAATGCTCACAGGCCTGTGATTAgggtatgaaagaaagaaagaagcagaggaTGGATTAGAAAGCAAGGtggtagccaggcacagtgatgcatacctttaatcccagtgactagggaggctgaagcagaaggatcacaagttcaagaccagcctcagcaatttatttgtctcaaaataaaataacaatgtaactcagtgataaagtacccctagGTTTTACCCCTAGAATGGAAAGAAAGTAGCTTTTTACAAAATCTGGAGGGTACTGTGTTAAATGTTTGTATGCAGTATtgtggattgaaaccagggacaggggtgctctaccatgagctccattcccagccctattcatattttattttgatacagagttttgctaagttgcccaggctggccttgaactcaggatcttcctgcctcagcccatgAAGTcactgggttacaggcatgcaccactggcaGGCACTTTATATCTGCTGGGCTAGTTGCATTTTTTCTAAGCACATTCTACTTTTACAAACCTGGAAGTGGAACCTAACATGGCATTCACCAAGATGCTAATAGCGATTTTCTCTGGATAAGAGGATGAcaagtgctttttcttttcttctcttcctaaataaatatcattagcttttatgcaagaaaaaaagaatagccaTGCCTTTAAATATGGTGGTGGTAAATCACAAGCTCTTGAAAGAGTCCATATTCAGCTGAGATAGAAAGCCGGTGTAAGAGTGTCCCAGGTAGAACAGCAGGTGGGAAGGCTCTGAGGCAGGACCCAGAATGAAACCATCCAGAAGGTACCCTGATGGGAGAGGGCCTGTCTGAACCATATTCAGAGAATTTTGAGAGACCAGATAAGGAAATTaggggcttttgtttgtttgcttgattcTTGTTTTTTATCTGTAATGGGAAGTCATGGGGTTGGGGGTGTTAATCAGGCATAATGCTTAAAATTCACTCTGGCTCCACTGCAGAGGGAGACTAGATGGTAGAAGGGCAGGAGGAAAAGCAGTTAGGGGTGACATCAGTGGTCCTTATAAGAAGTGGTGGTGACTTGGCTTTGGAGAGTAGAAATAGATGGAGAAAAGTGGCCAGATTCAAAGTTGATTCAGGAGGGAGAATAATGAGTGTGCTGATGGGTTGGGGTGAGGGAAGACAGGAGCCTGAATCCTGGAAGCATAGGTCAACTCCAGCCCTAGAGCAGGCCCCAGGACATGTCCAGATCTCCCAGACAGGGACAGGATCCTCTCTCCCATTCCTGCCACTGTCCCTTGGAGTTCCCCTGAAGTCTCCCAACCCAGGCACTTCTGCCTCTGCTGTAGCTCTCCTCCACTGCTCTGGAAGACTGGGCAGGGTCTGCTGCCTTTCTCCGGGAGGCTAGCACTGCCGTTCCTTAGGTAACAATTACATTAGGCAAGGGCTCTGGGTAGGCACACTCAAGATATGTGAAGGTCGGTCTTGAAATGAAGCTAACTGAATATAGCACCCATGGATGGTTTAGGAAAACAGCATTTTATGGTTAATACTTTTACTGTAAATTACACACATAATCTTTGCAGTGTGTGAAGATCTCAAAAGGTCTTAAGCTAGCTCCAGATCTCTTACTGAAACCCATGAGAATTTGAGCAAGTTCTCATCCCCTTCCAGCAGGACCAGAGTATCCCTTCTAAGGGACATGTGGAGCAGCCCCTGGGGAGTCACCCATACAAAGCCCTGTCTTGAGAAATCAGACCCGCCACAGTAGAGACATGCATTACCTCCTTATGACCACTAGATGGCGCCAGACACACGACTCTTTCCCCTCGGAGGCAGACATTTCTTTACCATGTACCAAGAACTGTGTGGATATACATTATTCCTTCATTATGGTTACTGATTACCTACTATGTGTTAGACGCTCATCCTGACCTTGGAGATATACCCTGCTCTTTGAGCAGGGTAGCAG from Ictidomys tridecemlineatus isolate mIctTri1 chromosome 5, mIctTri1.hap1, whole genome shotgun sequence includes:
- the Cd276 gene encoding LOW QUALITY PROTEIN: CD276 antigen (The sequence of the model RefSeq protein was modified relative to this genomic sequence to represent the inferred CDS: inserted 2 bases in 1 codon) produces the protein MLHRLVSPGMGVHVGTALGVLCFCLTEAMAIQVPEDPVVALVGTDATLPCSYSPEAGFSLAQLNLIWQLMNTKQLVHSFAEGGDQGSXLFLDLRLQGVCVADEGSFTCLVGIQDFGSAAVSLQEWVAILSPYSKPSMTLEPSKDLWPGSMVTITCSSHWGYPKVKVFWQDGQDTSLTGNVTMSQMANEQGLFDVHSMLRVALGADGTYSCLVCSPVLQQDTHSSVTITSHSSPTGAVEVQVPEDPVVALVGTDATLHCSFSPEPGFSLAQLNLIWQLTDTKQLVHSFAEGRDYGSAYANRTMLFPDLLAQGNASLRLQGVRVADEGSFTCFVSIRDFGSAAVSLQVAAPYSKPSMTLEPSKDLRPGDMVTITCFSHRGYPEAEVIWQDGQGTPLTGNVTTSQMANEQGLFDVRSVLRVVLGADGTYSCLVRNPVLQQDAHGSVTITGQPMTFPPEALWVTVGLSVCLVALLVALAFVCWRKIKQSCEEENARAEDQDGDGEGSKTALRPLKQSESKEDDGQEIA